In Gammaproteobacteria bacterium, a single genomic region encodes these proteins:
- the ligA gene encoding NAD-dependent DNA ligase LigA — protein sequence MTSSVQKKIEQLKQQIYEHNFHYYIEDSPIVSDAEYDKLFRELHDLETQHPEFITTDSPTQRVGPTPQTELAEAKHLIPMLSLDNAFTDEEVEQFDRRVQQRLKQSEQLEFVCEPKLDGVAVSLIYEHGILVRSATRGDGTTGEDITQNVRTIATIPLKLHTKNPPTLLEIRGEIVMPLKGFEAFNKKAAAEGQKVFVNPRNAAAGSLRQLDSRITAQRPLEFFCYALGKLQGGHLPKTHYEQLQQLSSWGLRINPLIKHVEGIAQCLDYYQAMNKIRAKLPYDIDGVVYKVNSIATQEELGFVSRSPRWAIAHKFPAVEEQTIVEGIDFQVGRTGVLTPVARLKPVFVGGVTVSNATLHNIEEAHRKDVRLGDTVMVRRAGDVIPEVVAVILANRPANTHAVKLPKHCPVCKAEVIKPEGEVAARCTGGLYCPAQVKESIKHYASRKAMDIEGLGDKVAEQLVDEGLLHDIAGIYSLDRNALINLERMGEKSADNLIDAINHSKNTTLQRFLFALGIREVGEATARALAQHFGDLELIENATEETLQEVSDIGPVVAVNIAGFFRQKHNRELIENCRKSGVHWPKIERPAAKDLPLTGKTFVLTGTLISLSRDEAKAKLEALGANVAGSVSKNTDYVVAGEKAGSKLTKAEELGITILDEEEFLRRWGHV from the coding sequence ATGACCAGTAGTGTTCAAAAAAAAATTGAGCAATTAAAACAACAAATTTACGAGCATAATTTTCATTATTACATTGAAGACTCACCGATTGTTTCCGATGCTGAATACGATAAATTATTTCGGGAATTACACGATCTAGAAACACAACACCCAGAATTCATTACCACTGATTCTCCGACCCAACGCGTTGGACCCACTCCTCAAACTGAACTTGCTGAAGCTAAACATTTAATTCCGATGTTATCGTTGGATAACGCATTCACAGATGAAGAAGTTGAGCAATTTGATCGCCGCGTTCAACAACGGTTAAAACAGTCAGAACAATTAGAGTTTGTGTGCGAACCCAAATTAGATGGTGTGGCAGTAAGTTTAATTTATGAACACGGAATTCTTGTTCGTAGTGCTACTCGTGGAGATGGTACAACCGGTGAAGATATCACCCAAAATGTACGGACCATTGCGACAATTCCTCTTAAATTACATACGAAAAACCCACCCACATTATTAGAAATTCGTGGTGAGATTGTTATGCCTTTAAAAGGTTTTGAAGCATTCAACAAAAAAGCCGCAGCTGAAGGTCAAAAAGTATTTGTGAATCCTCGTAACGCAGCAGCAGGCAGTTTAAGACAACTCGATTCACGTATTACTGCACAACGCCCACTCGAATTTTTTTGTTACGCTCTGGGCAAATTGCAAGGAGGCCATTTACCAAAAACACATTACGAACAATTACAGCAATTGTCGTCGTGGGGATTACGGATTAATCCACTGATAAAACACGTTGAGGGAATTGCACAATGTTTAGATTATTATCAAGCGATGAATAAAATAAGAGCTAAATTACCGTATGATATCGATGGTGTTGTGTATAAAGTGAACAGCATTGCTACTCAAGAAGAGTTAGGTTTTGTTTCGCGTTCACCACGCTGGGCCATTGCGCATAAATTTCCTGCTGTAGAAGAACAAACAATTGTTGAAGGCATCGATTTTCAAGTAGGTCGCACGGGTGTGTTAACACCAGTTGCACGACTCAAGCCTGTTTTTGTTGGTGGAGTGACTGTGAGCAATGCCACACTACACAACATCGAAGAAGCTCATCGTAAAGATGTACGCCTAGGTGATACTGTGATGGTGCGTCGTGCGGGTGATGTCATCCCAGAAGTTGTTGCTGTAATTTTAGCGAATAGACCTGCGAACACTCATGCAGTGAAATTACCCAAACACTGTCCAGTCTGCAAAGCAGAAGTCATTAAACCCGAGGGTGAAGTGGCTGCACGCTGCACCGGCGGATTATATTGTCCAGCGCAGGTAAAAGAATCCATCAAACATTATGCTTCCAGAAAAGCCATGGATATTGAAGGCCTCGGAGATAAAGTCGCAGAACAACTTGTTGATGAAGGATTGCTTCATGATATTGCGGGAATTTATTCATTAGATCGTAATGCACTTATTAATTTAGAACGCATGGGTGAAAAATCCGCTGATAATTTAATTGATGCGATTAATCACAGTAAAAATACGACTTTACAACGCTTTTTATTTGCACTAGGTATTCGAGAAGTAGGGGAGGCAACTGCACGTGCATTAGCTCAGCATTTTGGTGACTTAGAATTAATCGAAAATGCCACTGAAGAAACGCTTCAAGAAGTGTCGGACATAGGTCCTGTTGTTGCCGTGAATATTGCAGGCTTTTTTAGACAAAAACATAATCGAGAATTAATTGAGAATTGTCGCAAATCCGGTGTTCACTGGCCTAAAATTGAACGTCCTGCTGCTAAAGACTTGCCACTGACCGGAAAAACATTCGTATTAACAGGCACTCTGATTTCACTCTCTCGTGACGAAGCTAAAGCGAAATTAGAAGCCCTAGGCGCAAACGTTGCAGGCAGTGTTTCAAAAAATACCGATTATGTTGTTGCTGGTGAAAAAGCAGGCTCTAAATTAACTAAAGCCGAGGAACTAGGAATAACTATTCTAGACGAAGAAGAATTTTTAAGAAGATGGGGGCATGTCTAA
- a CDS encoding type II toxin-antitoxin system VapC family toxin, protein MIVDTDVLIWYFRGYEKAKKTLDKIGRFSISAVVYMELLQGVKNKEELRYLKHFISAREIDIISLDHEITSRAIYFLERFRLSDGLQMADALIAASADIRGETLLSGNHAHYKMITGLDIKKFIIN, encoded by the coding sequence ATGATTGTAGATACCGATGTGCTGATTTGGTATTTTCGAGGGTACGAGAAAGCCAAGAAAACACTCGACAAGATTGGGCGTTTCTCTATAAGCGCAGTTGTTTACATGGAGCTACTCCAAGGAGTGAAAAATAAAGAAGAGTTACGTTATTTAAAGCATTTCATCAGCGCACGTGAGATTGATATTATTAGCTTAGACCATGAAATTACTTCAAGGGCAATTTACTTCTTGGAAAGATTTAGACTCAGCGATGGGTTGCAAATGGCAGATGCATTAATTGCGGCATCAGCTGATATTCGCGGCGAAACTTTGTTGAGCGGGAATCATGCACACTACAAGATGATTACTGGACTTGATATCAAAAAATTCATCATTAATTGA
- a CDS encoding helix-turn-helix transcriptional regulator, which yields MADNEKKVLKPSYSVYSERCPSRNVLECISDKWSILIINLLIHKVYRFGELKREIGGISPKMLSQSLNKLERYGFVARQSFPVLPMKVEYTLTPLGKNLGVVMSSLTSWTVENMEKINQAEIDYINKTNENKTS from the coding sequence ATGGCTGATAATGAAAAGAAAGTCCTGAAACCGAGTTATTCTGTTTATAGTGAGCGTTGCCCATCACGTAATGTTCTAGAATGCATAAGTGATAAATGGTCAATTTTGATCATCAATTTGTTGATTCACAAAGTTTATCGGTTTGGTGAATTAAAACGTGAAATAGGCGGCATATCCCCGAAAATGTTATCACAATCTTTAAACAAATTAGAACGTTATGGCTTTGTCGCACGACAGTCTTTCCCTGTACTACCCATGAAAGTTGAATATACCTTAACACCGTTAGGAAAAAATTTGGGCGTAGTTATGAGCTCGTTGACATCCTGGACAGTAGAAAACATGGAAAAAATAAATCAAGCTGAAATCGACTATATAAATAAGACAAATGAAAATAAGACTTCTTGA
- a CDS encoding type II toxin-antitoxin system prevent-host-death family antitoxin, translating into MDVSIRELRANTKEIIDTVNRGVSVTVKSHGHACAQIVPIKSTRKEVSIDPAFGMWESHKDMVDVHKFIRKLREGRSL; encoded by the coding sequence ATGGATGTTTCAATTAGAGAGCTAAGGGCTAATACTAAAGAGATTATCGACACTGTCAATCGAGGTGTCTCCGTGACAGTTAAATCACATGGTCATGCTTGTGCGCAGATAGTTCCTATTAAATCCACACGAAAAGAAGTTAGCATTGATCCCGCCTTTGGAATGTGGGAAAGCCATAAGGACATGGTGGATGTTCACAAATTTATCCGCAAGCTACGCGAAGGTCGGTCACTATGA
- a CDS encoding isoprenylcysteine carboxylmethyltransferase family protein produces MSTLHSQTSNAPSKLYDLLAGSPLIIWYGLRCIEQFPQIAAEFQTLDLSNFDFLILIDLFTKSIGLLFAAILIILVIVRSPASAGTQGFLPRIVAFLGAFLSITLLRLPLQPIPWIFQLISLTLMIVGISFAVYSLMWLGRSFSVMPEARKLVTTGPYALVRHPVYLGEEIAIIGLAIEYFSLTALSIVLFQSGFQLYRMHFEEQVMRESFPEYIEYEARVKRLVPYIY; encoded by the coding sequence ATGAGTACACTACACAGTCAAACTTCGAATGCTCCTAGCAAATTGTATGATCTACTTGCAGGGTCACCATTGATCATCTGGTACGGATTACGGTGTATTGAACAATTTCCTCAAATCGCAGCAGAATTTCAAACCCTTGACCTCAGCAATTTCGATTTTCTCATCCTCATAGATCTCTTTACCAAATCTATAGGGCTCCTATTTGCAGCCATATTGATAATCTTGGTAATCGTGAGATCACCCGCTAGTGCAGGGACGCAAGGTTTTCTACCAAGAATCGTCGCTTTTTTAGGCGCTTTTCTGAGTATTACACTGCTTAGGCTGCCTCTTCAGCCTATACCCTGGATCTTTCAGCTCATTTCATTGACGTTAATGATCGTTGGAATTAGCTTTGCAGTGTATTCTTTAATGTGGTTAGGGCGTTCATTCAGTGTAATGCCCGAAGCTCGGAAGCTTGTGACCACTGGTCCTTACGCACTCGTTCGTCATCCCGTTTATTTAGGTGAAGAAATTGCAATCATTGGCCTTGCTATAGAATATTTTTCTTTAACAGCTTTGTCTATCGTATTGTTTCAATCAGGTTTTCAACTCTATCGTATGCATTTTGAAGAGCAAGTCATGCGCGAGTCATTTCCGGAATACATCGAGTATGAAGCCAGAGTCAAGCGATTGGTCCCCTATATCTACTAG
- the smc gene encoding chromosome segregation protein SMC: MHYYTPLKSIKLSGFKSFVDPTVISLTSNLTAVVGPNGCGKSNVVDAIRWVIGESSAKNLRAESMADVIFNGTTNRKPVGQASIELTFDNTDGRLSSEYANYNEISVRRILQRDGQSQYFLNNTRCRRKDILDIFLGTGLGPRSYSIIEQGMISRIIEAKPEDLRIFLEETAGISKYKERRRETETRIRHTRENLDRLKDLRDELEKQLDKLKRQSSAAERYKVLNQELRVMSAQAHLMQLRDLHGTMSDLSQRVQVNETLIESKIAEQLNIDKNIELIRIQHTEKNDQCNEIQSQYYQLGTEIAKLEHTISHSLEREQQLRNDLTQIESNLRRLDEQQIADQDQLRDAQQDLLQIEENSRQHAQEAAESATLLEEAQNQLQASQQAWDAFQSTIGDTKRHLEVTRTQLQHHEHRAESLENRRARLLQLLEELSTNDISENVELHQQQLAELQSELSILQQLLDESKTKISEYRESQRNAQESLQDSQGQLQRLQGRQSSLHALQEVAMGRKNSQHQAWLAEQGLAENTRLAEVLTVDAGWEKAVETVLDQHLESICVDNYSQIIDHIDQLGAAKISFLNSSVNAEHATQNSATPLSDKVQTHLPISKLLSGVYCVDNIHAALELLPRLNASESIVTLDGIWLSHLWLRIHHAVDEHTGVLARQQELADIATQIEHAQEQVDSKQELLQSLTELLHNAEHELEFQQQHHREKSTQLGDTRSQLSAQHSKLEQLQERQKDIQKEINEINENAAHIQSDIQTCKHTLEQAEQQLAIHAQDERDLQAQRTNAQEHYRQLQHNANLSKQKADEMQIRCASTQNQIHYLEQGIARASQQVQQLTERRETALDSISSLLEPLPEMRDQLSTLLEQRLDVEKALTAAKQQLSEFDQQLRDAEKRRAHIEEDCQEIRHQHEQLRLQEQTAKVKAEAHQEHIAKSGLTNEEILQDLPEDAEVSVWHEKIEANELRIQRLGPINLAAIEEFQQSAERKEYLDQQNADLTEALETLESAIRKIDRETRAKFKETFDQVNQTFEAYFPKIFGGGQACLELTGDELLDAGVTVKAQPPGKRNTSIHVLSGGEKALTAIALVFSLFQLNPAPFCILDEVDAPLDDANVGRYCNLVKEMSEKVQFLFISHNKIAIEMAKQLCGVTMHEPGVSRMVAVDIDEAIAMAEA, from the coding sequence ATGCATTATTATACACCTTTAAAATCGATTAAATTGTCGGGCTTTAAGTCCTTCGTAGACCCCACAGTGATCTCGCTGACCTCAAACCTCACTGCTGTTGTGGGTCCCAACGGTTGTGGCAAATCAAACGTGGTTGATGCAATTCGCTGGGTAATCGGGGAAAGTTCCGCCAAAAATCTTCGCGCTGAATCCATGGCCGACGTGATATTCAATGGTACAACCAATCGTAAACCGGTAGGACAAGCTTCCATTGAACTGACCTTCGATAACACTGACGGACGATTAAGTAGCGAATATGCAAACTACAATGAGATATCTGTCCGCCGTATACTGCAACGTGATGGTCAATCGCAGTATTTTCTCAACAACACTCGTTGTCGTCGTAAAGACATTTTGGACATCTTTTTAGGTACAGGGCTAGGTCCACGCAGTTACTCCATCATCGAGCAAGGCATGATATCTCGTATTATCGAAGCGAAGCCGGAAGATTTACGTATATTCCTTGAAGAAACGGCAGGAATTTCTAAATACAAAGAGCGTCGACGTGAAACCGAAACCCGCATTCGTCATACTCGTGAAAATCTCGATCGACTAAAAGATTTACGCGACGAATTAGAAAAACAACTCGATAAACTCAAACGTCAATCTAGCGCAGCTGAGCGCTATAAAGTGCTTAATCAAGAATTGAGGGTAATGAGTGCACAAGCGCACTTAATGCAATTGAGAGATTTGCACGGAACAATGTCAGATCTTTCACAACGTGTTCAGGTGAATGAAACATTAATTGAGTCGAAAATCGCCGAGCAGTTAAATATCGATAAAAATATTGAATTAATACGTATTCAGCACACCGAAAAAAATGATCAGTGCAATGAAATTCAATCTCAATATTATCAATTAGGTACTGAGATTGCGAAATTAGAGCATACCATCTCTCATTCACTCGAACGAGAACAACAATTAAGAAATGATCTCACTCAGATCGAAAGCAATTTACGACGACTAGATGAACAACAAATCGCTGATCAAGATCAATTGCGCGATGCACAACAAGATTTACTCCAAATAGAAGAAAACTCAAGACAACATGCTCAAGAAGCCGCAGAATCTGCAACATTACTTGAAGAAGCGCAAAATCAACTTCAAGCTTCACAACAAGCCTGGGATGCTTTTCAATCCACAATCGGCGATACGAAACGTCATCTCGAAGTCACACGAACTCAATTGCAACATCATGAACACAGAGCGGAGTCTCTTGAAAATCGACGCGCTCGTTTGTTGCAATTACTTGAAGAATTATCAACGAATGATATCTCTGAAAATGTAGAACTTCATCAACAACAATTAGCAGAATTACAAAGCGAGTTAAGTATACTGCAACAATTGTTGGATGAATCAAAAACTAAAATTTCCGAATATCGCGAATCACAACGTAACGCTCAAGAATCTTTACAAGATAGTCAAGGACAATTACAACGTCTGCAAGGTCGTCAAAGTTCTTTACACGCATTACAAGAAGTTGCAATGGGTCGTAAAAATTCTCAGCATCAAGCGTGGTTGGCAGAGCAAGGTCTTGCAGAGAATACTCGATTAGCCGAGGTATTAACCGTAGACGCAGGATGGGAAAAAGCAGTCGAAACAGTACTGGATCAGCATTTGGAATCTATCTGTGTCGATAATTATTCTCAGATCATCGATCACATCGATCAATTAGGCGCCGCAAAAATTAGTTTCTTAAACTCATCTGTCAATGCAGAGCATGCAACACAAAATTCGGCAACGCCACTCTCAGATAAAGTGCAGACGCATTTACCGATCTCAAAATTATTATCGGGCGTTTATTGCGTAGACAATATTCATGCTGCACTGGAACTTCTGCCACGATTAAATGCTAGCGAATCGATTGTGACACTCGACGGTATTTGGCTTAGTCATTTATGGCTACGTATCCATCACGCCGTTGACGAACACACGGGGGTATTAGCTCGACAACAAGAACTGGCCGATATCGCCACTCAAATTGAACATGCTCAAGAACAGGTGGATAGTAAGCAAGAATTGCTGCAGTCACTTACTGAATTACTTCATAATGCTGAACACGAACTGGAATTCCAGCAACAACATCATCGCGAAAAATCTACTCAATTAGGGGATACCCGATCTCAATTAAGTGCTCAACATTCAAAATTAGAGCAACTTCAAGAACGTCAAAAAGATATCCAAAAAGAAATTAACGAGATCAATGAAAATGCAGCTCACATTCAATCTGATATTCAAACTTGCAAACACACACTTGAACAAGCTGAACAGCAACTTGCCATTCACGCTCAAGATGAACGAGATTTACAAGCTCAGCGCACGAATGCACAAGAACACTATCGTCAGTTACAACACAATGCTAATTTGAGTAAGCAAAAAGCCGATGAAATGCAAATTCGTTGCGCTTCAACTCAAAATCAAATTCATTATTTGGAGCAGGGTATTGCACGAGCAAGCCAACAAGTCCAACAACTCACAGAACGACGAGAAACTGCGCTGGATTCTATTTCATCATTGTTGGAACCTTTGCCCGAAATGCGTGACCAGTTGAGTACATTATTAGAACAAAGATTGGACGTTGAAAAAGCACTTACTGCTGCAAAACAACAATTAAGTGAATTTGATCAACAATTGCGTGACGCCGAAAAACGACGAGCGCATATTGAAGAAGACTGTCAGGAAATTCGACATCAACATGAACAACTACGTCTTCAAGAACAAACAGCGAAAGTGAAAGCTGAAGCCCACCAAGAGCACATTGCAAAAAGTGGATTAACGAACGAAGAAATATTACAAGATTTACCTGAAGATGCTGAAGTTTCAGTTTGGCATGAAAAAATTGAAGCGAATGAGCTTCGCATTCAACGATTGGGACCCATTAATTTAGCGGCCATTGAAGAATTTCAACAATCTGCGGAACGCAAAGAATATCTTGATCAACAAAATGCAGACTTAACAGAAGCTCTAGAAACATTAGAATCTGCTATTCGGAAAATTGATCGCGAAACTCGTGCGAAATTTAAAGAAACCTTCGATCAAGTGAATCAAACTTTCGAAGCTTATTTCCCTAAAATTTTCGGTGGCGGCCAAGCGTGTCTTGAACTAACGGGTGATGAATTGTTAGACGCAGGGGTGACTGTAAAAGCGCAACCTCCAGGAAAACGAAATACTTCGATTCACGTACTGTCGGGTGGTGAAAAAGCATTAACTGCTATAGCCCTAGTCTTTTCACTATTTCAGTTAAATCCAGCACCTTTCTGTATTTTGGATGAGGTTGACGCACCTTTAGATGACGCAAACGTGGGGCGTTATTGCAACCTCGTGAAAGAAATGTCAGAAAAAGTACAATTTCTATTTATCAGCCACAATAAAATTGCGATTGAAATGGCAAAACAACTCTGTGGTGTGACTATGCATGAACCGGGAGTATCCCGTATGGTCGCTGTGGATATTGATGAAGCCATCGCGATGGCTGAGGCTTAA
- a CDS encoding phosphatase PAP2 family protein produces MKFRKSVFLRNIFLVSFATVSTTLLSYYFFDKPIAYWFHKHEPIPHHILQLFFHIPKIFDVAAALGVFTVHIFSWIIGRVSPFLSNLTLTSITLVITDFWTEWSKFLFGRYWPTTWTIDHNPSLIDTNDYGFHFLASKTEAFQAFPSSHASLTIASVTFLALRYPILKVPAIIISLLVVLSLVALNHNFLADTIAGAGLGWIIAYSVDAFNQGSIVYIHHQNTQNTARNN; encoded by the coding sequence ATGAAATTCCGTAAATCAGTCTTCTTAAGAAATATATTTCTAGTTTCATTCGCGACAGTATCGACTACGCTGTTATCCTATTATTTTTTTGACAAACCTATTGCCTATTGGTTTCATAAGCATGAACCAATACCACATCATATCTTGCAGCTATTTTTTCATATTCCAAAAATCTTTGATGTTGCTGCTGCTCTAGGCGTTTTCACTGTGCATATATTCAGTTGGATAATTGGCCGAGTCTCTCCTTTTTTGAGTAATTTAACGCTGACCAGCATCACACTTGTTATTACCGATTTTTGGACGGAATGGTCAAAATTTCTTTTTGGACGTTATTGGCCAACAACGTGGACTATTGATCATAATCCTTCTTTAATTGACACAAACGATTATGGTTTTCATTTTCTCGCGAGCAAAACAGAAGCCTTCCAAGCTTTTCCATCAAGCCATGCTTCTCTCACGATTGCTTCGGTAACATTTCTTGCGTTGCGTTACCCAATCTTAAAGGTTCCTGCGATCATTATTAGCCTTTTAGTTGTGCTAAGTCTTGTTGCGCTAAATCATAATTTTTTAGCGGATACGATAGCTGGCGCAGGATTAGGATGGATTATTGCCTACAGTGTTGATGCGTTCAATCAAGGGTCAATAGTTTATATCCACCATCAAAATACCCAAAATACCGCGCGCAACAATTAG